The proteins below come from a single Aegilops tauschii subsp. strangulata cultivar AL8/78 chromosome 6, Aet v6.0, whole genome shotgun sequence genomic window:
- the LOC141020526 gene encoding uncharacterized protein, which translates to MVGGSLYWLLTENLSILEFDLEKQRLAVISVPVKKYSHCRFSIMRAAGGGLGFLFLPDYDAQLWKRHTDCDGVASWVLERTIELHKLLSMNSEEGRGPLMIAGFAEYNNVVFLWTVVDLFMVELQSLKFKKLFEADVLSCRHPFESVYVAERGTVGGHNGAELLRNE; encoded by the exons ATGGTTGGGGGTTCACTTTATTGGTTGCTCACTGAGAACTTAAGCATCCTTGAATTTGATCTGGAGAAGCAGCGCCTCGCTGTGATATCGGTGCCGGTGAAAAAGTACAGCCACTGCCGCTTCTCGATTATGCGGGCGGCGGGTGGTGGCCTTGGTTTCCTGTTTTTGCCAGACTACGACGCCCAATTATGGAAGAGGCACACTGATTGTGATGGTGTCGCTTCATGGGTGCTTGAAAGAACTATTGAACTGCACAAGCTACTTTCCATGAATTCAGAGGAGGGGAGAGGGCCCCTGATGATCGCAGGGTTTGCTGAGTACAATAATGTGGTCTTTTTGTGGACAGTCGTCGACCTCTTCATGGTGGAGCTTCAGTCACTGAAGTTCAAGAAACTTTTCGAAGCCGACGTCTTGTCTTGCCGTCATCCATTCGAAAGTGTCTATGTTGCAG AAAGAGGCACTGTTGGTGGACACAATGGAGCTGAACTTTTGCGTAATGAATAA
- the LOC109781638 gene encoding uncharacterized protein: MTARREMTASSPCRRARSPAEAPLDDEDLLAEILLRLSPRPSSLPRASLVCTRWRGLVSDPRFLRRFRLRHGRRSPPLLGFIVRERNTVRLRPVGDPPDRVPAERFSSLLLGGAEWAFRLLDCRHGLVLISDTSRNMVLVWDPATGGQHWVAVQGENPHQLGGASRRRRNPPLPAGPCRQQREENYAGARLRLLVGDRRMG; the protein is encoded by the coding sequence ATGACCGCCCGGAGAGAGATGACGGCCAGCAGCCCCTGCCGCCGCGCCCGCTCGCCGGCGGAGGCCCCGCTGGACGACGAGGACCTGCTCGCCGAGATCCTCCTCCGCCTCTCCCCGCGGCCGTCCTCCCTCCCGCGCGCCTCCCTCGTCTGCACCCGCTGGCGCGGCCTCGTCTCCGACCCGCGCTTCCTCCGCCGATTCCGCCTCCGCCACGGCCGCCGCAGCCCTCCCCTCCTCGGCTTCATCGTCAGAGAGCGCAACACGGTCCGCCTCAGGCCCGTCGGGGACCCCCCTGACCGCGTCCCCGCGGAGCGCTTCTCGTCGCTGCTGCTCGGCGGCGCCGAGTGGGCCTTCAGGCTCCTCGACTGCCGCCACGGCCTCGTGCTCATCTCCGACACCTCGCGGAACATGGTCCTGGTCTGGGACCCCGCCACCGGCGGCCAGCACTGGGTGGCCGTTCAGGGAGAAAACCCCCATCAGCTGGGCGGTGCTTCGCGCCGCCGGAGAAATCCACCACTTCCAGCTGGTCCTTGTAGGCAACAACGAGAGGAAAATTACGCGGGCGCTCGCCTGCGTTTACTCGTCGGAGACCGGCGAATGGGGTGA